The proteins below are encoded in one region of Antennarius striatus isolate MH-2024 chromosome 7, ASM4005453v1, whole genome shotgun sequence:
- the LOC137599016 gene encoding thiamine transporter 1-like isoform X1, whose product MFPCWSDGPRPTGRDVPPCAGWVGPTALLCLYGFCSTVRPIEPFLTEFLTGGDKNLTTRQVRVGSFMGVVRITDFAWMRTRGLRLTFFMTPPVTRQVFPVWTYSSLVLLAPVLLLTDALRYKPAIVLQGLTCVTAFLLLILGSGVRSAQAAFFFYSVAMATDVAYFSYIYTLVPPGYYQRATSYVKGAVLLGNAVGSLLGQLLVSLGGVSLLWLAFLTLVFLSVALITSCFLPMPKSGLFPAGAPPAQQGASGGGTQTSERWTVPTWVQSVKTTMRRLASDCQECYSSVGVVFFCVWAATGRCGFYQVVGYVQVLWAHIQPHNASAYNGGVDAISTLTGAAGTVAVGHVSLEWSTWGELVLGGSTFLLAVALFLMDWTGSVGVSYACFFLFKTLYMPLTAICSFQIARTLPRRRYALVFGVNSLVGSVLQSVLTAIVINNTSVELSITSQFFIYSSFFAAVSLLFAIRGVYSVLRVKWRVGDHGAERTTRLPEQVSHL is encoded by the exons ATGTTTCCCTGCTGGAGCGACGGGCCTCGCCCGACCGGACGGGACGTCCCCCCCTGCGCCGGGTGGGTGGGCCCCACGGCGCTGCTCTGCCTCTACGGCTTCTGCTCCACCGTGAGGCCCATCGAGCCGTTCCTGACAGAGTTCCTCACCGGGGGCGACAAGAACCTCACCACCAGACAGGTGAGGGTTGGATCCTTCATGGGTGTGGTTAGAATCACAGATTTTGCATGGATGAGGACTAGAGGACTTCGTTTGACCTTCTTCATGACCCCACCG GTGACCCGACAGGTGTTCCCCGTGTGGACCTACTCCAGCCTGGTCCTGCTCGCCCCCGTCCTGCTGCTGACGGACGCCCTCCGGTACAAACCCGCCATCGTCCTGCAGGGGCTCACCTGCGTCACGGCGTTCCTGCTGCTGATCCTGGGCTCGGGGGTGCGTTCGGCTCAGGCGGCGTTCTTCTTCTACAGCGTCGCCATGGCTACAGACGTGGCCTACTTCTCCTACATTTACACCCTGGTGCCGCCCGGTTACTACCAGAGAGCGACCAGCTACGTCAAAGGCGCCGTCCTGTTGGGCAACGCCGTGGGGTCGCTGCTCGGTCAGCTGCTGGTGTCGCTGGGGGGGGTGTCCCTGCTCTGGTTGGCCTTCCTCACTCTCGTCTTTCTCTCTGTGGCgctcatcacttcctgtttcctccccaTGCCCAAGTCTGGTCTATTTCCTGCAGGAGCACCTCCagcccagcagggggcgtcAGGTGGGGGCACCCAGACCTCTGAACGCTGGACGGTTCCCACCTGGGTTCAAAGCGTGAAGACGACGATGAGAAGGCTGGCGTCGGACTGTCAGGAGTGTTACTCCTCCGTGGGCGTGGTCTTCTTCTGCGTGTGGGCGGCGACGGGGAGGTGTGGCTTCTACCAGGTGGTGGGTTACGTCCAGGTGCTCTGGGCCCACATCCAGCCTCACAACGCCAGCGCCTACAACGGAGGCGTGGACGCCATCAGCACGCTGACGG GGGCTGCAGGCACCGTGGCCGTGGGACACGTCTCCCTGGAGTGGTCCACGTGGGGGGAGCTGGTCCTGGGGGGCTCCACGTTCCTGCTGGCGGTGGCGTTATTCCTGATGGACTGGACCGGCAGCGTGGGGGTCAGCTACGCGtgtttcttcctcttcaaaACGCTCTACATGCCGCTCACCGCCATCTGCTC TTTTCAGATCGCCCGGACGCTGCCGCGGCGGCGCTACGCGCTGGTGTTCGGCGTCAACAGTCTGGTGGGCAGCGTCCTGCAGAGCGTCCTCACCGCCATCGTCATCAACAACACGTCTGTGGAGCTCAGCATCACCTCACAG tTTTTCATCTACTCGTCGTTCTTCGCCGCCGTTTCCCTGCTGTTCGCCATCAGAGGCGTGTACTCTGTGCTCCGTGTGAAGTGGCGTGTTGGAGATCACGGGGCGGAGAGAACCACCCGCCTACCGGAGCAGGTTTCACACCTCTGA
- the LOC137599016 gene encoding thiamine transporter 1-like isoform X4 produces MFPCWSDGPRPTGRDVPPCAGWVGPTALLCLYGFCSTVRPIEPFLTEFLTGGDKNLTTRQVRVGSFMGVVRITDFAWMRTRGLRLTFFMTPPVTRQVFPVWTYSSLVLLAPVLLLTDALRYKPAIVLQGLTCVTAFLLLILGSGVRSAQAAFFFYSVAMATDVAYFSYIYTLVPPGYYQRATSYVKGAVLLGNAVGSLLGQLLVSLGGVSLLWLAFLTLVFLSVALITSCFLPMPKSGLFPAGAPPAQQGASGGGTQTSERWTVPTWVQSVKTTMRRLASDCQECYSSVGVVFFCVWAATGRCGFYQVVGYVQVLWAHIQPHNASAYNGGVDAISTLTGAAGTVAVGHVSLEWSTWGELVLGGSTFLLAVALFLMDWTGSVGVSYACFFLFKTLYMPLTAICS; encoded by the exons ATGTTTCCCTGCTGGAGCGACGGGCCTCGCCCGACCGGACGGGACGTCCCCCCCTGCGCCGGGTGGGTGGGCCCCACGGCGCTGCTCTGCCTCTACGGCTTCTGCTCCACCGTGAGGCCCATCGAGCCGTTCCTGACAGAGTTCCTCACCGGGGGCGACAAGAACCTCACCACCAGACAGGTGAGGGTTGGATCCTTCATGGGTGTGGTTAGAATCACAGATTTTGCATGGATGAGGACTAGAGGACTTCGTTTGACCTTCTTCATGACCCCACCG GTGACCCGACAGGTGTTCCCCGTGTGGACCTACTCCAGCCTGGTCCTGCTCGCCCCCGTCCTGCTGCTGACGGACGCCCTCCGGTACAAACCCGCCATCGTCCTGCAGGGGCTCACCTGCGTCACGGCGTTCCTGCTGCTGATCCTGGGCTCGGGGGTGCGTTCGGCTCAGGCGGCGTTCTTCTTCTACAGCGTCGCCATGGCTACAGACGTGGCCTACTTCTCCTACATTTACACCCTGGTGCCGCCCGGTTACTACCAGAGAGCGACCAGCTACGTCAAAGGCGCCGTCCTGTTGGGCAACGCCGTGGGGTCGCTGCTCGGTCAGCTGCTGGTGTCGCTGGGGGGGGTGTCCCTGCTCTGGTTGGCCTTCCTCACTCTCGTCTTTCTCTCTGTGGCgctcatcacttcctgtttcctccccaTGCCCAAGTCTGGTCTATTTCCTGCAGGAGCACCTCCagcccagcagggggcgtcAGGTGGGGGCACCCAGACCTCTGAACGCTGGACGGTTCCCACCTGGGTTCAAAGCGTGAAGACGACGATGAGAAGGCTGGCGTCGGACTGTCAGGAGTGTTACTCCTCCGTGGGCGTGGTCTTCTTCTGCGTGTGGGCGGCGACGGGGAGGTGTGGCTTCTACCAGGTGGTGGGTTACGTCCAGGTGCTCTGGGCCCACATCCAGCCTCACAACGCCAGCGCCTACAACGGAGGCGTGGACGCCATCAGCACGCTGACGG GGGCTGCAGGCACCGTGGCCGTGGGACACGTCTCCCTGGAGTGGTCCACGTGGGGGGAGCTGGTCCTGGGGGGCTCCACGTTCCTGCTGGCGGTGGCGTTATTCCTGATGGACTGGACCGGCAGCGTGGGGGTCAGCTACGCGtgtttcttcctcttcaaaACGCTCTACATGCCGCTCACCGCCATCTGCTCGTAA
- the LOC137599016 gene encoding thiamine transporter 1-like isoform X2, with protein MFPCWSDGPRPTGRDVPPCAGWVGPTALLCLYGFCSTVRPIEPFLTEFLTGGDKNLTTRQVTRQVFPVWTYSSLVLLAPVLLLTDALRYKPAIVLQGLTCVTAFLLLILGSGVRSAQAAFFFYSVAMATDVAYFSYIYTLVPPGYYQRATSYVKGAVLLGNAVGSLLGQLLVSLGGVSLLWLAFLTLVFLSVALITSCFLPMPKSGLFPAGAPPAQQGASGGGTQTSERWTVPTWVQSVKTTMRRLASDCQECYSSVGVVFFCVWAATGRCGFYQVVGYVQVLWAHIQPHNASAYNGGVDAISTLTGAAGTVAVGHVSLEWSTWGELVLGGSTFLLAVALFLMDWTGSVGVSYACFFLFKTLYMPLTAICSFQIARTLPRRRYALVFGVNSLVGSVLQSVLTAIVINNTSVELSITSQFFIYSSFFAAVSLLFAIRGVYSVLRVKWRVGDHGAERTTRLPEQVSHL; from the exons ATGTTTCCCTGCTGGAGCGACGGGCCTCGCCCGACCGGACGGGACGTCCCCCCCTGCGCCGGGTGGGTGGGCCCCACGGCGCTGCTCTGCCTCTACGGCTTCTGCTCCACCGTGAGGCCCATCGAGCCGTTCCTGACAGAGTTCCTCACCGGGGGCGACAAGAACCTCACCACCAGACAG GTGACCCGACAGGTGTTCCCCGTGTGGACCTACTCCAGCCTGGTCCTGCTCGCCCCCGTCCTGCTGCTGACGGACGCCCTCCGGTACAAACCCGCCATCGTCCTGCAGGGGCTCACCTGCGTCACGGCGTTCCTGCTGCTGATCCTGGGCTCGGGGGTGCGTTCGGCTCAGGCGGCGTTCTTCTTCTACAGCGTCGCCATGGCTACAGACGTGGCCTACTTCTCCTACATTTACACCCTGGTGCCGCCCGGTTACTACCAGAGAGCGACCAGCTACGTCAAAGGCGCCGTCCTGTTGGGCAACGCCGTGGGGTCGCTGCTCGGTCAGCTGCTGGTGTCGCTGGGGGGGGTGTCCCTGCTCTGGTTGGCCTTCCTCACTCTCGTCTTTCTCTCTGTGGCgctcatcacttcctgtttcctccccaTGCCCAAGTCTGGTCTATTTCCTGCAGGAGCACCTCCagcccagcagggggcgtcAGGTGGGGGCACCCAGACCTCTGAACGCTGGACGGTTCCCACCTGGGTTCAAAGCGTGAAGACGACGATGAGAAGGCTGGCGTCGGACTGTCAGGAGTGTTACTCCTCCGTGGGCGTGGTCTTCTTCTGCGTGTGGGCGGCGACGGGGAGGTGTGGCTTCTACCAGGTGGTGGGTTACGTCCAGGTGCTCTGGGCCCACATCCAGCCTCACAACGCCAGCGCCTACAACGGAGGCGTGGACGCCATCAGCACGCTGACGG GGGCTGCAGGCACCGTGGCCGTGGGACACGTCTCCCTGGAGTGGTCCACGTGGGGGGAGCTGGTCCTGGGGGGCTCCACGTTCCTGCTGGCGGTGGCGTTATTCCTGATGGACTGGACCGGCAGCGTGGGGGTCAGCTACGCGtgtttcttcctcttcaaaACGCTCTACATGCCGCTCACCGCCATCTGCTC TTTTCAGATCGCCCGGACGCTGCCGCGGCGGCGCTACGCGCTGGTGTTCGGCGTCAACAGTCTGGTGGGCAGCGTCCTGCAGAGCGTCCTCACCGCCATCGTCATCAACAACACGTCTGTGGAGCTCAGCATCACCTCACAG tTTTTCATCTACTCGTCGTTCTTCGCCGCCGTTTCCCTGCTGTTCGCCATCAGAGGCGTGTACTCTGTGCTCCGTGTGAAGTGGCGTGTTGGAGATCACGGGGCGGAGAGAACCACCCGCCTACCGGAGCAGGTTTCACACCTCTGA
- the LOC137599016 gene encoding thiamine transporter 1-like isoform X3 yields MFPCWSDGPRPTGRDVPPCAGWVGPTALLCLYGFCSTVRPIEPFLTEFLTGGDKNLTTRQVRVGSFMGVVRITDFAWMRTRGLRLTFFMTPPVTRQVFPVWTYSSLVLLAPVLLLTDALRYKPAIVLQGLTCVTAFLLLILGSGVRSAQAAFFFYSVAMATDVAYFSYIYTLVPPGYYQRATSYVKGAVLLGNAVGSLLGAPPAQQGASGGGTQTSERWTVPTWVQSVKTTMRRLASDCQECYSSVGVVFFCVWAATGRCGFYQVVGYVQVLWAHIQPHNASAYNGGVDAISTLTGAAGTVAVGHVSLEWSTWGELVLGGSTFLLAVALFLMDWTGSVGVSYACFFLFKTLYMPLTAICSFQIARTLPRRRYALVFGVNSLVGSVLQSVLTAIVINNTSVELSITSQFFIYSSFFAAVSLLFAIRGVYSVLRVKWRVGDHGAERTTRLPEQVSHL; encoded by the exons ATGTTTCCCTGCTGGAGCGACGGGCCTCGCCCGACCGGACGGGACGTCCCCCCCTGCGCCGGGTGGGTGGGCCCCACGGCGCTGCTCTGCCTCTACGGCTTCTGCTCCACCGTGAGGCCCATCGAGCCGTTCCTGACAGAGTTCCTCACCGGGGGCGACAAGAACCTCACCACCAGACAGGTGAGGGTTGGATCCTTCATGGGTGTGGTTAGAATCACAGATTTTGCATGGATGAGGACTAGAGGACTTCGTTTGACCTTCTTCATGACCCCACCG GTGACCCGACAGGTGTTCCCCGTGTGGACCTACTCCAGCCTGGTCCTGCTCGCCCCCGTCCTGCTGCTGACGGACGCCCTCCGGTACAAACCCGCCATCGTCCTGCAGGGGCTCACCTGCGTCACGGCGTTCCTGCTGCTGATCCTGGGCTCGGGGGTGCGTTCGGCTCAGGCGGCGTTCTTCTTCTACAGCGTCGCCATGGCTACAGACGTGGCCTACTTCTCCTACATTTACACCCTGGTGCCGCCCGGTTACTACCAGAGAGCGACCAGCTACGTCAAAGGCGCCGTCCTGTTGGGCAACGCCGTGGGGTCGCTGCTCG GAGCACCTCCagcccagcagggggcgtcAGGTGGGGGCACCCAGACCTCTGAACGCTGGACGGTTCCCACCTGGGTTCAAAGCGTGAAGACGACGATGAGAAGGCTGGCGTCGGACTGTCAGGAGTGTTACTCCTCCGTGGGCGTGGTCTTCTTCTGCGTGTGGGCGGCGACGGGGAGGTGTGGCTTCTACCAGGTGGTGGGTTACGTCCAGGTGCTCTGGGCCCACATCCAGCCTCACAACGCCAGCGCCTACAACGGAGGCGTGGACGCCATCAGCACGCTGACGG GGGCTGCAGGCACCGTGGCCGTGGGACACGTCTCCCTGGAGTGGTCCACGTGGGGGGAGCTGGTCCTGGGGGGCTCCACGTTCCTGCTGGCGGTGGCGTTATTCCTGATGGACTGGACCGGCAGCGTGGGGGTCAGCTACGCGtgtttcttcctcttcaaaACGCTCTACATGCCGCTCACCGCCATCTGCTC TTTTCAGATCGCCCGGACGCTGCCGCGGCGGCGCTACGCGCTGGTGTTCGGCGTCAACAGTCTGGTGGGCAGCGTCCTGCAGAGCGTCCTCACCGCCATCGTCATCAACAACACGTCTGTGGAGCTCAGCATCACCTCACAG tTTTTCATCTACTCGTCGTTCTTCGCCGCCGTTTCCCTGCTGTTCGCCATCAGAGGCGTGTACTCTGTGCTCCGTGTGAAGTGGCGTGTTGGAGATCACGGGGCGGAGAGAACCACCCGCCTACCGGAGCAGGTTTCACACCTCTGA